The DNA sequence TAGAAACTGAAGTTTTCTTTGAAGTAGAAGCTGACCCGACTCTGACCATCGTGCGTAAAGGCGCTGAGCTGGCCAACTCTTTCAAACCAGACGTGATTATCGCGCTGGGCGGCGGCTCCCCGATGGATGCTGCAAAAATTATGTGGGTGATGTATGAGCATCCGGAAACCCACTTCGAAGAACTGGCGCTGCGCTTTATGGATATCCGTAAACGTATCTACAAGTTCCCGAAAATGGGCGTTAAAGCCAAAATGGTGGCAATCACCACGACTTCCGGTACTGGCTCTGAAGTTACGCCATTCGCGGTTGTTACCGATGATGCAACTGGTCAGAAATACCCGCTGGCTGACTACGCGCTGACCCCGGACATGGCGATTGTTGACGCTAACCTGGTCATGGAAATGCCGAAGTCACTGTGCGCTTTTGGTGGTCTTGATGCGGTGACGCATGCTCTGGAAGCTTACGTTTCCGTCCTGGCTTCCGAGTTTTCTGACGGTCAGGCTCTGCAGGCGCTGAAACTGCTGAAAGAAAACCTGCCGGCGTCCTACCATGAAGGTTCTAAAAACCCGGTAGCGCGTGAGCGTGTACACAGTGCCGCAACTATCGCCGGTATCGCGTTTGCAAACGCCTTCCTCGGCGTATGTCACTCAATGGCGCACAAACTGGGTTCTCAGTTCCACATTCCTCACGGTCTGGCGAACGCCCTGTTGATCAGCAACGTTATTCGCTATAACGCCAACGACAACCCGACCAAGCAGACAGCATTCAGCCAGTACGACCGCCCGCAGGCCCGTCGTCGCTACGCTGAGATCGCTGACCATCTGGGTCTGACTGCTCCTGGCGACCGTACCGCAGCTAAAATTGAAAAACTGCTTGGCTGGCTGGACGAAATTAAAGCTGAACTGGGTATTCCTAAGTCTATCCGCGAAGCTGGCGTGCAGGAAGCTGACTTCCTGGCCCATGTAGATAAACTGTCTGAAGATGCATTCGATGACCAGTGCACCGGCGCTAACCCGCGCTACCCGCTGATTGCCGAACTGAAGCAGATTCTGCTGGATACCTACTACGGACGTAACTACGTTGAAGGCGCTGTGGAAGAGAAAAAAGACGCAGCCCCGGTTAAAGCTGAGAAAAAAGCGAAAAAATCCGCGTAATCTGCTCTTAACTAACACCGTTACAATGAGCCCCATCTTTTGATGGGGCTTTTTTATATCTGTCGCTCAGCGGCCTAAAAATCACCTCAGGCGGACGAAATGTGTAATCAATGGGGAAGAGACGGTGACCAGGAAAAAAGGCGCGGTAGAGCGCCTGGGAAGATTTAACGGGAGGTATTAGCAGGAGCGCTGTTTGTTCTGCACAAAGGCCAGTGAACCTTCGCTTAACGCCTCTTTATAATGCTTACGACACACGGAAACATAACGTTCATTACCGCCAATCACTACCTGTTCACCCTCATTGTAAGGGCGCCCCTCCTGATCGAGACGCAGCACCATACTTGCCTTACGGCCGCAAAAACAGATAGTCTTTAATTCAACCAGCTTATCGGACCATGCGAGCAAATATTGACTGCCGGTAAAAAGTTCGCCGCGAAAATCTGTACGCAGACCGTAACACAACACGGGAATATCAAGCTGGTCCACAACCTCAGACAGCTCACGCACCTGTTCACGAGTTAAAAATTGGCTCTCATCAACTAACACGCAGTGAATTGGTTGGCGCTTATGTTCATCGGCAATGTCAGTAAATAACGCAGTTTGGGTATTATATAACCGGGCAGGCGAAGAGAGGCCAATCCTTGAGCTCACTTTCCCCGAACCAAAGCGATCGTCGATCTCTGCGGTATAAACCACGGTACGCATCCCTCGCTCCTGGTAATTGTATGAAGACTGTAACAGAGCGGTAGACTTGCCTGCATTCATTGCTGAATAGTAGAAATAAAGTTGTGCCATCGGCCGCGTAACCCCAATCAATGTGTTTTTTCGCGGTAAAATTGTATCATATATTCTCCTGCTATCAGCCTTCTCGGTATGGGTATTGCGAAGAATGTTCAGGCTGTGGATACCTGAAAGATTAAGAATCTTAATACAATCACAATGCCTGCTATTCGTACGACCAAAGCGGAGCTTTCTTACATCAGTATTGTCCTTTTGTGCCTACCTGGCATTTTTCTGATAGCTATAACCACTGCGGACAAGTGTTTTATATTAAACATCATCATGACCATTGTGCTAATACCGACAATCATATTTATCCATGCAAAGTATAATTTTTCTCAGCACGCATCGGAAAAAGCATACTATCTCAGGGTTTTAGCTTATGTCGCTCACCTCCGTATAAGCGAGAAAGATGTGAACCCGCACATAAAATTTAAGTTAAATGAATTAATTCCCGAGACAAATAACAAGTTATTTTGACTTCCTTACATTCTCCCCTATTGCACATCTGAATTTATCGCTCTATTATTAGTCCAACAAACCACCCCACAATATAAGTTTGAGATTACTACAATGAGCGAAGCACTTAAAATTTTGAACAACATCCGTACTCTTCGTGCGCAGGCAAGAGAATGCACCCTTGAAACGCTCGAAGAAATGCTGGAAAAATTAGAAGTTGTGGTTAACGAACGTCGTGAAGAAGAAAGCGCTGCTGCTGCAGAAATTGAAGAACGTACTCGTAAACTGCAGCAATACCGTGAAATGCTGATTGCTGACGGTATCGATCCGAATGAACTGCTGAGCACCATGGCGGCAGTTAAAGCAGGAACTAAAACCAAGCGCGCTGCACGTCCGGCTAAATACAGCTACGTTGACGAAAACGGCGAAACTAAAACCTGGACTGGTCAGGGCCGTACTCCGGCAGTGATCAAGAAAGCGATGGATGAGCAGGGTAAATCTCTGGACGATTTCCTGCTGTAATAAGCTATCGTATCCGTTTAAAAATCCCGCTTCGGCGGGATTTTTTTTATCTGTTAATCGACTCCGCACCGTACAGGCATAAAAAAGCCGGGAAACGAATTTCGCCCCCGGCCTTTCACTGCGTAGCGGATGATTACTTCGCTACGGCTTTTTCCAGCCAGTCTTTAAATTCTGCGCCCAACGATTTATGACGTACGCCATATTCAACAAAAGCCTGCATATAGCCCAGCTTATTGCCGCAGTCATGGCTTTTACCTTTCATATGATAGGCTTCAACCGTTTCTTTTTCGATCAGCATATCAATGGCATCGGTCAGCTGAATTTCATCACCAGCTCCCGGAGGCGTTTTTGCCAGCAGCGGCCAAATATCCGCGCTCAGCACATAACGACCGACAACCGCCAGATTAGATGGTGCAACGTCCGCCTTCGGTTTCTCAACCACGCCAACCATCGGCACGCTCTCACCCGGCAGCAGAGGCTGCCCCTTACAATCGACAACGCCGTACGCGGTCACATCTTCGACCGGTTCAACCATTATCTGGCTCGCGCCGGTCTCATCGAAGCGAGCGATCATTTCCGCCAGGTTATCGCGGGACAGATCGGATTCATATTCATCCAGAATGACGTCCGGTAAAATAACCGCCACCGGCTCATCACCAACAACCGGGTGAGCGCAAAGCACAGCGTGGCCAAGACCTTTAGCCAGCCCCTGACGCACTTGCATAATAGTGACGTGTGGCGGACAAATAGATTGAACTTCTTCCAGAAGCTGGCGTTTAACACGTTTTTCCAGCATTGCTTCCAGTTCAAAACTGGTATCGAAATGGTTTTCAATAGAATTTTTTGAAGAGTGCGTAACCAGCACAATTTCAGTAATCCCGGCAGCGATACATTCGTTAACAACGTATTGAATTAATGGCTTATCAACCAGCGGCAACATTTCTTTCGGAATAGCCTTAGTAGCGGGCAACATCCTAGTGCCTAATCCCGCAACCGGGATGACAGCTTTTCTTACTTTAGAATTAAGCGCAGCCATTGAAATCTCCTGGACTGTTCGTTTTTTAAACTTCTCGTTAATAATATAGTTTCGAGTATATCAGCCTGCTCAGTCAAACCTGTTCCGAAAAGGATTGGATAT is a window from the Klebsiella oxytoca genome containing:
- the hns gene encoding histone-like nucleoid-structuring protein H-NS; protein product: MSEALKILNNIRTLRAQARECTLETLEEMLEKLEVVVNERREEESAAAAEIEERTRKLQQYREMLIADGIDPNELLSTMAAVKAGTKTKRAARPAKYSYVDENGETKTWTGQGRTPAVIKKAMDEQGKSLDDFLL
- the galU gene encoding UTP--glucose-1-phosphate uridylyltransferase GalU → MAALNSKVRKAVIPVAGLGTRMLPATKAIPKEMLPLVDKPLIQYVVNECIAAGITEIVLVTHSSKNSIENHFDTSFELEAMLEKRVKRQLLEEVQSICPPHVTIMQVRQGLAKGLGHAVLCAHPVVGDEPVAVILPDVILDEYESDLSRDNLAEMIARFDETGASQIMVEPVEDVTAYGVVDCKGQPLLPGESVPMVGVVEKPKADVAPSNLAVVGRYVLSADIWPLLAKTPPGAGDEIQLTDAIDMLIEKETVEAYHMKGKSHDCGNKLGYMQAFVEYGVRHKSLGAEFKDWLEKAVAK
- the tdk gene encoding thymidine kinase — protein: MAQLYFYYSAMNAGKSTALLQSSYNYQERGMRTVVYTAEIDDRFGSGKVSSRIGLSSPARLYNTQTALFTDIADEHKRQPIHCVLVDESQFLTREQVRELSEVVDQLDIPVLCYGLRTDFRGELFTGSQYLLAWSDKLVELKTICFCGRKASMVLRLDQEGRPYNEGEQVVIGGNERYVSVCRKHYKEALSEGSLAFVQNKQRSC